The window CCTGGACAGCCGCCGCAACCGCTAAGGGGAATCCCATGCCGGGCACCGACCTCACGCAGTACAAGGCGAACATGCCCCAGCTCACGCCGGGAAGCGTTCCGCGCGGCAACGTCCTCGGAACGCTGGCGCTCACCATCCCGTCCGTCATCGGCGGAGCGATCACGGCCGCCGCGGGCGAGCCGCTGGCGCTGATTGCCGGGATCGGAATCGGCTGCGTCGCCATGTTCTCGCCCAAGATCGCGCAGCAGTGGGAGCGCGCGGTGGTGCTGAAGTTCGGCAAGTACGTGGGGCTGCAGGGCCCCGGCGTGTTCTGGGTGATCCCGGGCGTGCACACGGTGGCGGCCTGGGTGGATCATCGCACCACCACGACCTCCTTCGCGGCCGAGCAGACGCTGACCAGCGACGCCGTGCCGGTGAACGTGGACGCGGTCCTGTTCTGGACGGTGTACGACGCCGAAAAGGCCGCCCTCGAGGTGCAGGACTACCGGCAGGCGGTGAGCTGGGCGTCGCAGACGGCGCTACGTGACATCATCGGCCGCACGTCGCTCTCGGAGCTGCTGGCCGGACGGGAAAAGATCGAGCAGGAGCTGCAAGGGCTCATTGACAGCCGTACGACGCCGTGGGGGGTGACGGTGCACTCGGTGGAGATGCGTGACGTGGTGATTCCGGCGTCGCTGCAGGACGCCATGAGCCGGCAGGCGCAGGCCACGCGCGAAAAGCAGGCGCGCATCATCCTGGGCGAGGCCGAGGTGGAGATCGCCAAGCTGTTCGAGAAGGCGGCCGAAAGCTACCAGGGGAACCCGGTGGCGCTGCAGCTTCGGCAGATGAACATCCTGTACGAGGGGCTGAAGCAGAAGGGCGGTATGATGGTGGTGCCCAGCACCATCGTCGACAGCATGGGGGCGAGCGGCATCATGGCCGCGGCGGCGCTCGCCAAGCAGTCCCAGGACGAACGCGCCACGCCGTCCTCGATGTCGGCGGACCCGTTCGCCGGGAGCGAGTTGCGGATCGTTACGGACGAGGACTGAAGGGGCCCCACCCCCGGCCCCTCCCCGCACAAACTGCGTGCGGAGAGGGGAGAACCCGGATTGGTGGGTCCGAGCAGGTTCGGTGCGTCGGCGGGCGCCCCCCATCCCCAGCCCTTCCCCCGCAAACTGCGCGGGAGAAGGGAGCCAGTGTGGCGCGTCCCCTCGATGGTGGCGCGCCACATCTGTCATCCAGTCGAGGTCTCGGCTCCGCTGGGGCGAATGAATTCGCGGCAACGAGGCCCAAAGTCCGCCTGCGCGGACTGCATGCGGAGTCGTGCGCACCAGGCCAGACGGAGCGCGCAAAACTGGCGCCTCTCCCCCGCGCAGTTTGCGGGGGAGAGGTTGGGAGAGGGGGGCGGCCGCGGCATGCGCTCAACCCAGTCGAACCCCGTCCGAAGTTCTCCCCTCTCCGCACAGCAGTATCGTGCGGGGAGGGGCCTCCGCGGTTACACCCCTCAGTGCAGGATCTCGTACGCCGGAAGGGTGAGGAACGGAATGAACTCGGTGCCCAGCACCAGGTCGTCCAGCAACGCGCTGGCAGACTCCAGGCAGCGCGTGTCGGTGCGCTCGGCGCGCAGGGCCGCCATCTCGGCGTCGCGGATGCGCGTGTAGTCGTCCGGCGTGAAGTAACCGTCCTGGTCGCCGTCGTCGGCGATGGGGGTGCGGTTGCGGATCCACTGCCACAGCTGCGCGCGGCTGATCTCGGCGGTGGCGGCGTCTTCCATCAGGTTGTGGATGGCCACGGCGCCGTTGCCCTGCAGCCACGCCTCGATGTACTGCAGCGCCACGTTCACGTTCAGCCGCGCACCGCCCTCGCTCACCTGACCGCCCACGATGCCGGTTTCCAGCAGCGCCGCCGAGCGCACGTTCACATCGTCGCGCTGGCGGTGCTTCTGGTTGGGCCTGTCGCCAAGCACCGGGTCGAACTCGGCGCGCGCGACGGGCACCAGGTCCGGGTGCGCCACCCAGGTGCCGTCGAAGCCCTGCCCGGCCTCGCGCGCCTTGTCCTCGCGCACCTTGGCCATCGCGCGCTCGTTCACCTCGGCGTCGCGGCGGCTGGGGATGAAGGCCGCCATCCCCCCCATGGCGTGCGCGCCGCGGCGGTGGCAGGTCTTCACCAGCAATTCCGCGTACGACTTCATGAAGGGAACCGCCATCGTAACCTGCACCCGGTCGGGGAGCACGAAGTCGCCGCGGTTCCGGAACTTCTTGATCATGCTGAAGATGTAGTCCCAGCGGCCGGCGTTGAGGCC is drawn from Longimicrobium sp. and contains these coding sequences:
- a CDS encoding slipin family protein encodes the protein MPGTDLTQYKANMPQLTPGSVPRGNVLGTLALTIPSVIGGAITAAAGEPLALIAGIGIGCVAMFSPKIAQQWERAVVLKFGKYVGLQGPGVFWVIPGVHTVAAWVDHRTTTTSFAAEQTLTSDAVPVNVDAVLFWTVYDAEKAALEVQDYRQAVSWASQTALRDIIGRTSLSELLAGREKIEQELQGLIDSRTTPWGVTVHSVEMRDVVIPASLQDAMSRQAQATREKQARIILGEAEVEIAKLFEKAAESYQGNPVALQLRQMNILYEGLKQKGGMMVVPSTIVDSMGASGIMAAAALAKQSQDERATPSSMSADPFAGSELRIVTDED
- the aceB gene encoding malate synthase A, with protein sequence ARRAERQADFAAGILPDFLPQTQRIREQEWTVAPVPQDLQDRRVEITGPVERKMIINALNSGASVFMADLEDSNSPTWDNVVQGQLNLRDAVRGTISLSTPAKEYRLNEKTAVLMVRPRGWHLVDKHVLVDGEPISASLFDFGLYYYHNAHELCARGSAPYFYLPKLESHLEARLWNEVFTHAQQALGIPHGTIRATVLIETILAAFEMDEILYELRDHAAGLNAGRWDYIFSMIKKFRNRGDFVLPDRVQVTMAVPFMKSYAELLVKTCHRRGAHAMGGMAAFIPSRRDAEVNERAMAKVREDKAREAGQGFDGTWVAHPDLVPVARAEFDPVLGDRPNQKHRQRDDVNVRSAALLETGIVGGQVSEGGARLNVNVALQYIEAWLQGNGAVAIHNLMEDAATAEISRAQLWQWIRNRTPIADDGDQDGYFTPDDYTRIRDAEMAALRAERTDTRCLESASALLDDLVLGTEFIPFLTLPAYEILH